Proteins co-encoded in one Nocardioides sp. genomic window:
- a CDS encoding FMN-binding glutamate synthase family protein — protein sequence MKWTTAAASGAAALGAIAVRDLTQKKHAIRRNFPVVGNLRYLLERVGPELRQYIVTSNDEERPFSRDQRAWIYQSAKRLDNYVGFGTDNDIEHLDGYPIIKHRTFIGEGVTLGRQLHGSVPIPAAKVLGGPRGRAKAFRPESVINVSAMSFGSMSSAAIEALNKGVKLAGAMHNTGEGGMSNHHQQGGGLVYQIGTAYFGCRDEQGRFSLDRLVERIADAPVKAIEIKLSQGAKPGLGGMLPGAKVSAEIAQIRGIPEGKDCASPSRHTAFHNTDSMLDFVEMVAEGTGLPVGIKSAVGNLEFWHLLAEGMADRQRGVDFITVDGGEGGTGAAPLVFSDSVAFPFRIGFSKVHRIFTDAGLADDVVFIGSGKLGVPENAVVAFALGVDMINVAREAMMAIGCIQAQKCHTDHCPTGVATQNDWLVRGLDPDLKSVRLANYITSLRRDLLKVSEAVGVRHPGLITPNDVEIVVAQQSTKKLHEVYGYDRRCGVLGVELAREIDHLMEQLD from the coding sequence ATGAAGTGGACCACTGCCGCTGCGAGCGGTGCTGCCGCGCTGGGTGCTATTGCCGTACGGGACCTCACGCAGAAGAAGCATGCGATCAGACGCAACTTCCCCGTGGTGGGCAACCTGCGCTACCTGCTGGAGCGGGTGGGTCCGGAGTTGCGCCAATACATCGTGACCAGCAACGACGAGGAGCGACCGTTCAGCCGCGACCAACGCGCGTGGATCTACCAATCGGCCAAGCGGTTGGACAACTACGTCGGCTTCGGCACCGACAACGACATCGAACACCTCGACGGCTACCCGATCATCAAACATCGCACGTTCATCGGTGAGGGCGTCACGCTCGGTCGGCAACTGCATGGCAGCGTGCCGATCCCTGCGGCCAAGGTGCTCGGAGGTCCGCGCGGTCGCGCGAAGGCGTTCCGCCCGGAGTCGGTCATCAACGTGTCCGCCATGTCGTTCGGGTCGATGTCCTCGGCCGCGATCGAGGCCCTCAACAAGGGCGTCAAACTCGCCGGAGCGATGCACAACACGGGCGAGGGAGGCATGTCCAACCACCACCAGCAGGGCGGCGGTCTGGTGTATCAGATCGGGACGGCGTACTTCGGCTGCCGTGACGAGCAGGGACGCTTCTCGCTCGACAGGCTGGTGGAGCGCATCGCGGACGCGCCGGTCAAGGCGATCGAGATCAAGCTCTCCCAGGGCGCCAAACCGGGGCTGGGCGGCATGCTGCCCGGCGCCAAGGTTTCGGCCGAGATCGCGCAGATCCGCGGCATCCCGGAGGGCAAGGACTGCGCCTCACCGTCGCGGCACACGGCGTTCCACAACACCGACTCCATGCTCGACTTCGTCGAGATGGTGGCCGAGGGGACCGGATTGCCGGTCGGGATCAAGTCCGCCGTCGGCAACCTCGAGTTCTGGCACCTGCTCGCCGAGGGCATGGCCGATCGTCAGCGGGGCGTGGACTTCATCACCGTCGACGGCGGCGAGGGTGGCACCGGTGCGGCGCCGCTGGTGTTCTCGGATTCGGTCGCCTTCCCGTTCCGGATCGGCTTCTCCAAGGTGCACCGGATCTTCACCGACGCCGGACTGGCCGACGACGTGGTCTTCATCGGCTCGGGCAAGTTGGGGGTCCCGGAGAACGCTGTGGTCGCGTTCGCCTTGGGAGTCGACATGATCAACGTCGCGCGTGAGGCGATGATGGCGATCGGGTGCATCCAGGCGCAGAAGTGCCACACCGACCATTGCCCGACCGGTGTTGCCACCCAGAATGACTGGCTCGTGCGCGGTCTCGATCCGGACCTGAAGTCCGTACGCCTGGCGAACTACATCACCTCCTTGCGCCGTGACCTGCTGAAGGTGTCCGAGGCCGTCGGTGTACGCCACCCCGGGCTGATCACGCCCAACGACGTCGAGATCGTGGTGGCCCAGCAGTCGACCAAGAAACTGCACGAGGTCTATGGCTACGACCGGCGTTGCGGCGTGCTGGGTGTCGAACTGGCCCGGGAGATCGACCACCTGATGGAGCAACTCGACTAG
- a CDS encoding trehalose-6-phosphate synthase, translating into MSPRRTTDQADLVIVANRLPVDRITDSDGNPGWRRSPGGLVTALEPVLRANDGAWIGWPGGTEQDLDPFEEDGLSLIPITLAEDEVEEFYEGFSNATLWPLYHDLVAKPEFHREWWDSYVRVNRRFAEAAAQTAAEGARVWVQDYQLSLVPQMLRDLRPDLRIGFYLHIPFPPSELFVQLPWRRRILEGMLGADLIGFQLPGGAANFVRLVKQRVGHKTARDVVHMPDGRDVRVSAFPISIDARGFESLARSQKVSDRAAEIRDALGNPKTIFLGIDRLDYTKGIFARLRAFGELVASGDLHVGEAVFVQVATPSRERVEQYRRLRDEIDRLVGRLNGDLGRIGQPVISYLHSSYGRDEMAALYRAADVMVVTPYRDGMNLVAKEYVACRYDDDGALVLSEFAGAATELRQAWTVNPYDLNGMKTTLMTAASAEPREKTKRMRAMRRQVREHDVAAWADNFLGALSGD; encoded by the coding sequence GTGAGCCCGAGACGTACGACCGACCAGGCCGACCTCGTGATCGTGGCGAATCGGCTGCCCGTGGACCGGATCACCGACAGCGACGGCAACCCCGGGTGGCGACGCTCCCCCGGAGGCCTGGTCACCGCCCTGGAGCCGGTCCTGCGCGCCAACGACGGGGCCTGGATCGGCTGGCCCGGTGGCACCGAGCAGGATCTGGACCCGTTCGAGGAGGACGGCCTGTCCCTGATCCCGATCACGTTGGCCGAGGACGAGGTCGAGGAGTTCTACGAGGGCTTCTCCAACGCCACCTTGTGGCCGCTCTATCACGACCTCGTCGCCAAGCCGGAGTTCCACCGCGAGTGGTGGGACAGTTACGTACGCGTCAACCGGCGCTTCGCCGAGGCAGCAGCCCAGACGGCCGCCGAGGGCGCCCGGGTCTGGGTGCAGGACTACCAGCTCTCGTTGGTGCCGCAGATGTTGCGCGACCTGCGACCCGATCTGCGGATCGGCTTCTATCTGCACATCCCCTTCCCGCCCAGCGAACTGTTCGTCCAACTCCCCTGGCGTCGCCGGATCCTCGAAGGGATGCTCGGCGCCGATCTGATCGGCTTCCAACTCCCCGGCGGTGCGGCGAATTTCGTACGCCTGGTCAAGCAGCGCGTCGGCCACAAGACCGCCCGCGACGTCGTCCACATGCCCGACGGGCGCGACGTGCGGGTCAGCGCGTTCCCGATCTCGATCGATGCGCGCGGTTTCGAGAGCCTGGCCCGCTCGCAGAAGGTCAGCGACCGCGCTGCCGAGATTCGCGACGCTCTGGGCAACCCGAAGACGATCTTCTTGGGCATCGACCGACTCGACTACACCAAGGGCATCTTCGCTCGGCTGCGCGCCTTCGGAGAGCTGGTCGCCTCGGGCGACCTGCACGTCGGCGAAGCGGTCTTCGTCCAGGTGGCGACGCCGTCTCGTGAGCGGGTCGAGCAATACCGCCGCCTGCGTGACGAGATCGACCGTCTGGTGGGACGTCTCAACGGTGACCTGGGCAGGATCGGTCAGCCGGTGATCTCCTACCTCCACTCTTCCTACGGTCGCGACGAGATGGCCGCGCTCTATCGCGCCGCCGACGTGATGGTGGTGACGCCCTACCGTGACGGCATGAACCTGGTGGCCAAGGAGTACGTCGCCTGTCGCTATGACGACGACGGGGCGTTGGTGCTCTCGGAGTTCGCCGGTGCCGCCACCGAGTTGCGGCAGGCCTGGACCGTCAATCCGTACGACCTCAACGGCATGAAGACGACTCTGATGACGGCGGCGAGCGCCGAGCCGCGAGAGAAGACCAAACGGATGCGTGCGATGCGCCGTCAGGTGAGAGAACACGACGTGGCCGCCTGGGCCGACAACTTCCTCGGCGCGCTTTCCGGCGACTGA
- a CDS encoding Gfo/Idh/MocA family oxidoreductase, producing MSFAAPRVVRDTPRNDGAAYGTMARVIETVRWGILAPGQIARAFAADLRHVPGAEVGAVASRDPSRAAAFASEFGGRAHASYDALVADSEVDVVYVASPHPLHLEQARSALEAGKPVLVEKPITLTRAGAQELVDLARERGVFLMEAMWMACHPLIRELQAGLRDGRWGTPRQVHADLGFIADRREHERLFDPALGASALLDMGIYPVTFAHLMLGAGERWTAVADVTDSGYDLDIAIAGRHVGGGLSALTASTTSQSPRSATIATTEGLIDIPANAHHPAYAVFTDRDGVPHRIDPPTPVLGRGLGNEAVEVQRCLAEGLLESPLVPHEQSLHLMGVLDDLRAQVGVRVTGG from the coding sequence ATGTCATTCGCTGCCCCGCGCGTCGTGCGCGACACGCCGAGGAATGACGGCGCGGCGTACGGCACCATGGCCCGGGTGATCGAAACCGTTCGCTGGGGAATCCTCGCTCCTGGCCAAATCGCCCGAGCCTTCGCCGCCGATCTGCGCCACGTGCCGGGCGCCGAGGTGGGCGCGGTCGCCTCTCGTGACCCGAGCCGCGCGGCGGCGTTCGCGTCTGAGTTCGGGGGTCGCGCCCACGCGTCGTACGACGCCCTCGTCGCCGACTCGGAGGTGGATGTCGTCTATGTCGCCTCGCCACACCCCCTTCATCTGGAGCAGGCCAGGTCGGCGCTCGAGGCCGGCAAGCCCGTCCTGGTCGAGAAGCCGATCACCCTCACCCGAGCGGGCGCGCAGGAACTGGTCGACCTGGCTCGTGAGCGCGGCGTCTTCTTGATGGAGGCGATGTGGATGGCCTGCCATCCACTGATCCGCGAACTGCAAGCCGGTCTACGCGACGGCCGGTGGGGCACCCCGCGGCAGGTGCACGCCGACCTCGGCTTCATCGCCGACCGTCGAGAGCACGAGCGACTCTTCGATCCGGCGCTGGGGGCCAGCGCCCTGCTGGACATGGGCATCTACCCGGTCACGTTCGCGCACCTGATGCTGGGTGCGGGCGAACGGTGGACCGCGGTGGCCGACGTGACCGACAGCGGGTACGACCTCGACATCGCGATCGCCGGACGCCACGTTGGCGGTGGTCTCAGTGCACTCACCGCGAGTACGACCTCGCAGTCACCGCGCTCGGCCACCATCGCCACGACCGAGGGCCTGATCGACATTCCAGCGAACGCCCACCACCCGGCGTACGCCGTGTTCACCGACCGCGACGGCGTACCTCACCGCATCGATCCGCCCACACCGGTGCTCGGCCGGGGGCTGGGCAACGAGGCGGTCGAGGTGCAGCGCTGCCTGGCCGAGGGGCTGTTGGAGAGTCCGCTCGTGCCACACGAACAGAGCCTGCACCTGATGGGAGTCCTCGACGATCTACGCGCGCAGGTCGGCGTCCGCGTCACCGGAGGGTGA
- a CDS encoding DUF3263 domain-containing protein, whose amino-acid sequence MTAANAHTTASAEQPTLSERDLDILELERHWWKYAGAKEQAIREKFDMSPTRYYQVLNALIDKSEALAADPLLVRRLRRLRATRQRQRSARRLGFEV is encoded by the coding sequence ATGACCGCCGCTAATGCGCACACCACTGCCTCCGCGGAGCAGCCGACGCTCAGCGAGCGTGACCTGGACATCTTGGAGTTGGAGCGGCATTGGTGGAAGTACGCCGGCGCGAAGGAGCAGGCGATTCGCGAGAAGTTCGACATGTCGCCCACGCGCTATTACCAGGTGCTCAACGCCCTGATCGACAAGTCGGAGGCCCTGGCCGCCGACCCGTTGCTCGTACGCCGACTGCGTCGCCTGCGGGCCACACGTCAGCGTCAGCGCTCGGCTCGTCGGCTCGGGTTCGAGGTCTGA
- a CDS encoding LytR C-terminal domain-containing protein — protein sequence MFVRNQVRNERGVAYPSPVVMLSIIAIFMAGLAYVATRGAEPTEREITPAAASTASSSPTASATKSVKPKPKKPALERGKIFVEVYNNTGITGLAGRVSTKASDAGWQVVGSDNWVGTIPANTVYFPPNLRRAGRQLALDLGIARVQPAVAPMKFDRLTVILAADLG from the coding sequence ATGTTCGTACGCAATCAGGTGCGCAACGAGCGGGGGGTCGCGTATCCGTCGCCCGTGGTGATGCTGTCGATCATCGCGATCTTCATGGCCGGCCTGGCCTACGTCGCCACCCGCGGGGCCGAGCCCACCGAGCGCGAGATCACGCCGGCCGCAGCCTCGACCGCGTCGTCGTCCCCGACTGCCTCGGCGACCAAGTCGGTCAAGCCGAAGCCGAAGAAGCCGGCCCTTGAGCGCGGCAAGATCTTCGTCGAGGTTTACAACAACACCGGGATCACCGGCCTGGCCGGTCGGGTCAGCACCAAGGCCTCCGACGCCGGCTGGCAGGTGGTCGGCTCCGACAACTGGGTGGGCACCATTCCCGCCAACACCGTCTACTTTCCGCCCAATCTGCGCCGGGCGGGTCGGCAATTGGCGCTCGACCTCGGCATCGCCCGGGTGCAGCCCGCGGTGGCCCCGATGAAGTTTGATCGGCTTACGGTGATTTTGGCCGCGGATCTGGGCTGA
- the otsB gene encoding trehalose-phosphatase — protein sequence MEFTTTDARERFDSVREHLGGAVIGLDFDGVLAPIVEDPARARIHPRAHQVLVPLARRVRAVAVITGRPARQAISLGGLDDLGTEFERIGRELQVFGQYGNEHWSSSDSRIVSPRPPYGLSTLIANLPRLLRQADAADATIEEKGLAVAIHTRRLPDPKDAFERLFPLLSAAALDAGLDVEPGKFVIEIRSGDMDKGKVVDRLVAELDPTAFVFAGDDLGDLPAYASLERLAQDGLPTLRVCSVSADHTELQAYADLVVPGPDGVLDFLNDLSR from the coding sequence GTGGAGTTCACGACGACTGATGCTCGCGAACGCTTCGACTCGGTTCGTGAGCACCTGGGTGGGGCGGTGATCGGGCTCGACTTCGACGGGGTGCTGGCGCCTATCGTCGAGGACCCGGCCCGTGCGCGGATTCACCCGCGCGCGCATCAGGTCCTGGTGCCCCTGGCTCGACGGGTGCGTGCCGTCGCCGTGATCACCGGGCGCCCCGCGCGCCAGGCGATCAGTCTGGGTGGTCTCGACGACCTGGGCACTGAATTCGAGCGGATCGGTCGCGAACTGCAGGTCTTCGGGCAGTACGGCAACGAGCACTGGTCTTCTTCCGACTCCAGGATCGTCTCGCCGCGACCGCCGTACGGTCTCTCGACGCTGATCGCGAATCTGCCGCGACTGCTCCGTCAGGCTGACGCGGCCGACGCGACGATCGAGGAGAAGGGGTTGGCGGTCGCGATCCACACCCGCCGCCTGCCCGACCCCAAGGACGCGTTCGAGCGGTTGTTCCCGCTGTTGTCGGCGGCGGCGCTGGACGCCGGTCTCGACGTGGAACCCGGGAAGTTCGTGATCGAGATCCGCTCGGGCGACATGGACAAAGGCAAGGTGGTCGACCGGTTGGTCGCCGAACTCGACCCGACCGCGTTCGTCTTCGCAGGCGACGACCTCGGCGACCTCCCTGCGTACGCATCCCTCGAGCGCCTGGCTCAAGACGGCCTGCCGACACTGCGGGTCTGTTCGGTGTCAGCTGACCACACCGAACTCCAGGCGTACGCCGACCTGGTCGTCCCTGGCCCCGACGGTGTGCTGGATTTCCTGAACGACCTTTCGAGGTAG
- the thrC gene encoding threonine synthase encodes MSAATIEREDCRTTSGLREGAFGNARTLACRECGTEVALGPFYACPECFGPLEVAYDFPAITRAEIEAGPRNIWRYKALLPVPTDIESSPNTEPGFTRLLLADNLATELGLTKLWVKDDSTNPTHSFKDRVVACALSAARELDAKVFACPSTGNLANAVAAAGARAGIRTVVFIPSNLEHAKQVNSAVYTEQLVAVDGNYDDVNKLASEIAGEEEGWAFVNVNVRPFYAEGSKTLGYEIAEQLGWRLPDQIVIPVASGSQLTKVDKAFQELITLGLVEDKPYKIFGAQATGCSPVSTAFKADTDAIRPVKPDTIAKSLAIGNPADGIYVLDICRRTGGAVEDITDDEVRDGIILLARTEGIFTETAGGTTVGVLKKLVETGKLDPDAETVVINTGMGLKTLDAVADRVGPAATIAPTYAAFAATDLGS; translated from the coding sequence ATGAGCGCCGCCACCATCGAGCGAGAAGACTGTCGGACGACGTCTGGTCTGCGCGAGGGAGCCTTCGGCAACGCCCGTACGCTGGCCTGTCGCGAATGCGGCACCGAGGTCGCCCTCGGTCCGTTCTATGCCTGTCCGGAGTGTTTCGGTCCACTTGAGGTGGCGTACGACTTCCCGGCCATCACCCGCGCGGAGATCGAAGCCGGCCCCCGCAACATCTGGCGCTACAAGGCGCTGCTGCCGGTGCCCACCGATATCGAGTCCAGCCCCAACACCGAGCCGGGCTTCACCCGGCTGCTCCTGGCCGACAACCTGGCCACGGAACTCGGCCTGACCAAGCTCTGGGTCAAGGACGACTCCACCAACCCGACCCACTCCTTCAAGGACCGCGTCGTCGCCTGTGCCCTGAGTGCGGCTCGCGAGCTCGACGCCAAGGTCTTCGCCTGCCCGAGCACCGGCAACCTGGCCAACGCCGTCGCTGCGGCTGGTGCGCGCGCCGGGATTCGTACGGTCGTCTTCATCCCCAGCAACCTCGAACACGCCAAGCAGGTCAACAGCGCGGTCTACACCGAGCAGTTGGTGGCGGTCGACGGCAACTACGACGACGTCAACAAACTCGCCTCGGAGATCGCGGGTGAGGAGGAGGGCTGGGCGTTCGTCAACGTCAACGTGCGCCCCTTCTACGCCGAGGGCTCCAAGACGCTGGGCTATGAGATCGCCGAACAACTCGGGTGGCGGCTGCCCGACCAGATCGTCATTCCGGTCGCCTCCGGCTCCCAGTTGACCAAGGTGGACAAGGCGTTCCAGGAACTGATCACGCTCGGTCTGGTCGAGGACAAGCCCTACAAGATCTTCGGCGCGCAGGCGACCGGCTGCTCGCCGGTGAGCACCGCCTTCAAGGCCGACACCGACGCGATCCGGCCGGTCAAGCCCGACACGATTGCCAAGTCGCTGGCCATCGGCAACCCGGCCGACGGCATCTACGTGCTCGACATCTGCCGGCGTACGGGCGGGGCCGTCGAGGACATCACCGACGACGAGGTCCGCGACGGGATCATCCTGCTCGCGCGTACGGAAGGCATCTTCACCGAGACGGCGGGCGGCACCACGGTCGGCGTCCTCAAGAAGCTCGTCGAGACCGGCAAGCTCGACCCCGACGCCGAGACGGTCGTGATCAACACCGGGATGGGCCTGAAGACCCTCGATGCGGTCGCCGACCGCGTCGGACCGGCCGCGACCATCGCCCCGACGTACGCCGCCTTCGCCGCCACCGACCTCGGCAGTTGA
- a CDS encoding MoaD/ThiS family protein, whose amino-acid sequence MSVSVRIPTILRSYTGGESEVSAEGANLAEVLDDLDRNYEGVKGRILDEAGNLRRFVNVYVGNDDVRFLDNLETPTPDGVQISVIPAVAGG is encoded by the coding sequence ATGAGCGTTTCAGTGCGAATCCCCACCATCTTGCGCAGCTATACCGGTGGTGAGTCCGAGGTGAGCGCCGAGGGCGCCAACCTGGCCGAAGTGTTGGACGACCTCGACCGCAACTACGAGGGCGTCAAGGGCCGGATCCTCGACGAGGCGGGCAATCTGCGCAGGTTCGTCAACGTCTATGTCGGCAATGACGACGTACGTTTCCTCGACAACTTGGAGACGCCGACGCCCGACGGCGTCCAGATCTCGGTGATCCCCGCTGTCGCGGGCGGCTGA